In Haliaeetus albicilla chromosome 18, bHalAlb1.1, whole genome shotgun sequence, one genomic interval encodes:
- the STAT6 gene encoding signal transducer and activator of transcription 6 isoform X2, with product MSLWNIVSHMPPEEFSGLFTEFPRSLRCLLAEWLENQPWEFINGSDAFCTSMAGGMLSAMLEKLRSAASSDGQQCQILQQVNSIENAYRRDPLRLVAVLKAILEGEKAAVLKRDCHLPLSFHRRQEELKFSLGLQRLQHRVREIQALRDGPAASLQLNVRDPQLKPEAKPPESELPTLILEAMKELEAAKQQVLKRIQIWKRQQQLAGNGALFEENLAPLQKRCESLVEVYFQLHQQVTAASAELGAELLPRLLERFNEVLSSLVKSSFLVEKQPPQVLKTQTKFQASVRFLLGPQLLKTSAKPYMVRADMVTEKQARELALSAYSNALSESTGEIMHNVVALETNPTSGTCCANFKNVLLKKIKRCERKGSESVTEEKCAVLFSTTVALTPSNLSVHLQVLSLPIVVIVHGNQDNNAKATVLWDNAFSEIDRVPFVVAERVPWEKMCDTLNLKFMAEVQTTKGLLKDHYFFLAQKIFNDHSASFEDFQSRSVSWAQFNKEILPGRGFTFWQWFDGVLDLTKRCLKSYWSDRLIIGFISKQYVCKLLSTEPDGTFLLRFSDSEIGGVTIAHVIRGKDGSSQVENIQPFSAKDLSIRSLGDRIRDLGQLRNLYPNTPKDQAFGSHYNKEQTGKDGRGYVSTAIKMTVESERDQQPQSAAGGPPEAPQAQMISLPLLQPELHPESLQSVLGPIGPAAPFCPQPVPMGYPTGESNINMMVPDSLGSSFPSTSPMLSPSLVMDPVLPRCQDLAFRNPLPFMPDQYMTGEASQLLSGGPSPEPQDEEMPELAPFTSMVDPPLQSSPRMPPSMDMPPSSDFDQFLQEVSLEGPTLCPPFTPPLQRSGYPSPNASCWGLGESRWDDSVRPGHA from the exons ATGTCCCTCTGGAACATCGTCTCCCACATGCCACCGGAGGAGTTCAGTGGCCTCTTCACAGAGTTTCCCCGCAGCCTGCGCTGTCTCCTCGCCGAATGGCTGGAGAACCAGCCCTG gGAGTTCATCAATGGCTCGGACGCCTTCTGCACCAGCATGGCTGGTGGGATGCTCTCAGCCATGCTGGAGAAGCTCcgcagtgctgccagcagcgATGGGCAGCAGTGCCAGATCCTCCAGCAAGTCAACAGCATCGAG AATGCCTACCGGCGGGACCCACTGCGGCTGGTGGCTGTCTTGAAAGCGATCCTGGAGGGTGAGAAGGCCGCTGTGCTCAAGAGG GACTGCCACCTGCCCCTCAGCTTCCACCGGCGGCAGGAGGAGCTGAAGTTCAGCCTGGGGCTGCAGCGGCTGCAGCACCGTGTCCGTGAGATCCAGGCGCTGCGGGATGGTCCCGCag CCTCTCTGCAGCTGAACGTGCGGGACCCGCAGCTGAAGCCAGAAGCGAAACCCCCAGAGAGC GAGCTGCCCACCCTGATCCTGGAGGCCATGAAAGAGCTGGAGGCGGCCAAGCAGCAGGTACTGAAGAGGATCCAAATCtggaagaggcagcagcagctggcagggaaTGGGGCCCTCTTTGAGGAGAACCTAGCTCCGCTGCAGAAGAG GTGCGAGAGCCTGGTCGAGGTTTACTTCCAGCTGCACCAGCAGGTGACGGCAGCGAGCGCAGAGCtgggtgctgagctgctgcccCGGCTCCTGGAGCGGTTCAATGAGGTGTTATCCAGCCTGGTCAAGAG CTCCTTCCTGGTGGAGAAGCAGCCGCCACAGGTGCTGAAGACCCAGACCAAGTTCCAGGCGAGCGTCCGGTTCCTGCTGGGCCCCCAGCTGCTGAAGACATCGGCCAAGCCCTACATGGTGCGGGCTGACATGGTGACGGAGAAGCAGGCGCGGGAGCTGGCACTCAGTGCCTACAGCAATGCCCTCAG CGAGAGCACAGGGGAGATCATGCATAATGTGGTGGCCCTGGAGACCAACCCCACCAGTGGGACCTGCTGTGCCAACTTCAAGAATGTG ctgctgaaGAAGATCAAGCGCTGCGAGCGGAAGGGGTCCGAGTCAGTGACAGAGGAGAAGTGTGCCGTCCTGTTCAGCACCACGGTGGCCCTGACCCCCAGCAACCTCTCCGTCCACCTCCAG GTCCTGTCTCTGCCCATCGTGGTCATCGTCCACGGGAACCAGGACAATAATGCCAAAGCAACCGTGCTGTGGGATAACGCCTTCTCCGAGATT GACCGGGTGCCCTTTGTGGTGGCCGAGCGGGTGCCCTGGGAGAAGATGTGTGATACACTGAATCTGAAGTTCATGGCGGAGGTGCAGACCACTAAGGGGCTTCTCAAGGACCACTACTTCTTCCTGGCCCAGAAGATCTTTAACGACCACAGTGCCAGCTTCGAGGACTTCCAGAGCCGCAGTGTCTCCTGGGCTCAGTTCAACAAG GAGATCCTGCCTGGTCGGGGATTCACCTTTTGGCAGTGGTTTGATGGAGTCCTCGACCTCACCAAGAGATGCCTCAAAAGTTACTGGTCAGACAG GCTCATCATCGGCTTCATCAGCAAGCAGTACGTCTGCAAGCTCCTGAGCACGGAGCCTGACGGGACCTTCCTGCTCCGCTTCAGTGACTCGGAGATCGGGGGTGTCACTATCGCTCATGTCATCCGGGGCAAGGATG gctccagccaggtggagaaCATCCAGCCCTTCTCTGCCAAAGACCTGTCCATCCGATCCCTCGGTGACCGCATCCGGGACCTGGGGCAGCTCCGCAACCTCtaccccaacacccccaaggACCAGGCATTTGGGAGTCACTACAACA AAGAGCAGACGGGCAAGGATGGCCGGGGCTACGTCTCCACCGCCATCAAGATGACAGTGGAAAGCGAGAG GGACCAGCAGCCCCAGAGTGCTGCAGGGGGCCCCCCCGAGGCCCCCCAGGCTCAGATGATCAGCCtgcccctgctgcagcctgagcTGCACCCAGAGAGCCTGCAGTCAGTACTTGGCCCCATCGG ccctgctgctcccttctgcccccagcctgtccccatgGGCTACCCCACAGGTGAAAGCAACATCAACATGATGGTCCCCGACAGCCTCGGGTCCTCCTTCCCCAG caCGTCACCGATGCTCTCACCATCCCTGGTCATGGACCCTGTGCTGCCTCGCTGCCAAGACCTTGCCTTCAGAAACCCTTT GCCCTTCATGCCCGACCAGTACATGACGGGGGAGGCCTCGCAGCTGCTGTCTGGGGGTCCCTCGCCGGAGCCACAGGATGAGGAGATGCCCGAGCTGGCTCCATTCACGTCGATGGTGGACCCACCGCTGCAGAGCTCCCCAAG GATGCCGCCCAGCATGGACATGCCACCCAGCTCAGACTTCGACCAGTTCCTGCAGGAGGTGTCCCTGGAGGGCCCCACGCTGTGCCCCCCCTTCACACCCCCCCTGCAGCGCAGCGGGTACCCCAGCCCCAACGCCTCTTGCTGGGGACTGGGGGAGTCTAGGTGGGATGACAGTGTCCGGCCAGGGCACGCGTGA
- the STAT6 gene encoding signal transducer and activator of transcription 6 isoform X1 → MSLWNIVSHMPPEEFSGLFTEFPRSLRCLLAEWLENQPWEFINGSDAFCTSMAGGMLSAMLEKLRSAASSDGQQCQILQQVNSIENAYRRDPLRLVAVLKAILEGEKAAVLKRDCHLPLSFHRRQEELKFSLGLQRLQHRVREIQALRDGPAASLQLNVRDPQLKPEAKPPESELPTLILEAMKELEAAKQQVLKRIQIWKRQQQLAGNGALFEENLAPLQKRCESLVEVYFQLHQQVTAASAELGAELLPRLLERFNEVLSSLVKSSFLVEKQPPQVLKTQTKFQASVRFLLGPQLLKTSAKPYMVRADMVTEKQARELALSAYSNALSESTGEIMHNVVALETNPTSGTCCANFKNVLLKKIKRCERKGSESVTEEKCAVLFSTTVALTPSNLSVHLQVLSLPIVVIVHGNQDNNAKATVLWDNAFSEIDRVPFVVAERVPWEKMCDTLNLKFMAEVQTTKGLLKDHYFFLAQKIFNDHSASFEDFQSRSVSWAQFNKEILPGRGFTFWQWFDGVLDLTKRCLKSYWSDRLIIGFISKQYVCKLLSTEPDGTFLLRFSDSEIGGVTIAHVIRGKDGSSQVENIQPFSAKDLSIRSLGDRIRDLGQLRNLYPNTPKDQAFGSHYNKEQTGKDGRGYVSTAIKMTVESERDQQPQSAAGGPPEAPQAQMISLPLLQPELHPESLQSVLGPIGPAAPFCPQPVPMGYPTGESNINMMVPDSLGSSFPSTSPMLSPSLVMDPVLPRCQDLAFRNPLPFMPDQYMTGEASQLLSGGPSPEPQDEEMPELAPFTSMVDPPLQSSPRWMPPSMDMPPSSDFDQFLQEVSLEGPTLCPPFTPPLQRSGYPSPNASCWGLGESRWDDSVRPGHA, encoded by the exons ATGTCCCTCTGGAACATCGTCTCCCACATGCCACCGGAGGAGTTCAGTGGCCTCTTCACAGAGTTTCCCCGCAGCCTGCGCTGTCTCCTCGCCGAATGGCTGGAGAACCAGCCCTG gGAGTTCATCAATGGCTCGGACGCCTTCTGCACCAGCATGGCTGGTGGGATGCTCTCAGCCATGCTGGAGAAGCTCcgcagtgctgccagcagcgATGGGCAGCAGTGCCAGATCCTCCAGCAAGTCAACAGCATCGAG AATGCCTACCGGCGGGACCCACTGCGGCTGGTGGCTGTCTTGAAAGCGATCCTGGAGGGTGAGAAGGCCGCTGTGCTCAAGAGG GACTGCCACCTGCCCCTCAGCTTCCACCGGCGGCAGGAGGAGCTGAAGTTCAGCCTGGGGCTGCAGCGGCTGCAGCACCGTGTCCGTGAGATCCAGGCGCTGCGGGATGGTCCCGCag CCTCTCTGCAGCTGAACGTGCGGGACCCGCAGCTGAAGCCAGAAGCGAAACCCCCAGAGAGC GAGCTGCCCACCCTGATCCTGGAGGCCATGAAAGAGCTGGAGGCGGCCAAGCAGCAGGTACTGAAGAGGATCCAAATCtggaagaggcagcagcagctggcagggaaTGGGGCCCTCTTTGAGGAGAACCTAGCTCCGCTGCAGAAGAG GTGCGAGAGCCTGGTCGAGGTTTACTTCCAGCTGCACCAGCAGGTGACGGCAGCGAGCGCAGAGCtgggtgctgagctgctgcccCGGCTCCTGGAGCGGTTCAATGAGGTGTTATCCAGCCTGGTCAAGAG CTCCTTCCTGGTGGAGAAGCAGCCGCCACAGGTGCTGAAGACCCAGACCAAGTTCCAGGCGAGCGTCCGGTTCCTGCTGGGCCCCCAGCTGCTGAAGACATCGGCCAAGCCCTACATGGTGCGGGCTGACATGGTGACGGAGAAGCAGGCGCGGGAGCTGGCACTCAGTGCCTACAGCAATGCCCTCAG CGAGAGCACAGGGGAGATCATGCATAATGTGGTGGCCCTGGAGACCAACCCCACCAGTGGGACCTGCTGTGCCAACTTCAAGAATGTG ctgctgaaGAAGATCAAGCGCTGCGAGCGGAAGGGGTCCGAGTCAGTGACAGAGGAGAAGTGTGCCGTCCTGTTCAGCACCACGGTGGCCCTGACCCCCAGCAACCTCTCCGTCCACCTCCAG GTCCTGTCTCTGCCCATCGTGGTCATCGTCCACGGGAACCAGGACAATAATGCCAAAGCAACCGTGCTGTGGGATAACGCCTTCTCCGAGATT GACCGGGTGCCCTTTGTGGTGGCCGAGCGGGTGCCCTGGGAGAAGATGTGTGATACACTGAATCTGAAGTTCATGGCGGAGGTGCAGACCACTAAGGGGCTTCTCAAGGACCACTACTTCTTCCTGGCCCAGAAGATCTTTAACGACCACAGTGCCAGCTTCGAGGACTTCCAGAGCCGCAGTGTCTCCTGGGCTCAGTTCAACAAG GAGATCCTGCCTGGTCGGGGATTCACCTTTTGGCAGTGGTTTGATGGAGTCCTCGACCTCACCAAGAGATGCCTCAAAAGTTACTGGTCAGACAG GCTCATCATCGGCTTCATCAGCAAGCAGTACGTCTGCAAGCTCCTGAGCACGGAGCCTGACGGGACCTTCCTGCTCCGCTTCAGTGACTCGGAGATCGGGGGTGTCACTATCGCTCATGTCATCCGGGGCAAGGATG gctccagccaggtggagaaCATCCAGCCCTTCTCTGCCAAAGACCTGTCCATCCGATCCCTCGGTGACCGCATCCGGGACCTGGGGCAGCTCCGCAACCTCtaccccaacacccccaaggACCAGGCATTTGGGAGTCACTACAACA AAGAGCAGACGGGCAAGGATGGCCGGGGCTACGTCTCCACCGCCATCAAGATGACAGTGGAAAGCGAGAG GGACCAGCAGCCCCAGAGTGCTGCAGGGGGCCCCCCCGAGGCCCCCCAGGCTCAGATGATCAGCCtgcccctgctgcagcctgagcTGCACCCAGAGAGCCTGCAGTCAGTACTTGGCCCCATCGG ccctgctgctcccttctgcccccagcctgtccccatgGGCTACCCCACAGGTGAAAGCAACATCAACATGATGGTCCCCGACAGCCTCGGGTCCTCCTTCCCCAG caCGTCACCGATGCTCTCACCATCCCTGGTCATGGACCCTGTGCTGCCTCGCTGCCAAGACCTTGCCTTCAGAAACCCTTT GCCCTTCATGCCCGACCAGTACATGACGGGGGAGGCCTCGCAGCTGCTGTCTGGGGGTCCCTCGCCGGAGCCACAGGATGAGGAGATGCCCGAGCTGGCTCCATTCACGTCGATGGTGGACCCACCGCTGCAGAGCTCCCCAAGGTG GATGCCGCCCAGCATGGACATGCCACCCAGCTCAGACTTCGACCAGTTCCTGCAGGAGGTGTCCCTGGAGGGCCCCACGCTGTGCCCCCCCTTCACACCCCCCCTGCAGCGCAGCGGGTACCCCAGCCCCAACGCCTCTTGCTGGGGACTGGGGGAGTCTAGGTGGGATGACAGTGTCCGGCCAGGGCACGCGTGA